The following are encoded in a window of uncultured Methanobrevibacter sp. genomic DNA:
- a CDS encoding Ig-like domain repeat protein: protein MNNKNIIIALLVIVIIVLAAVIGVMSMHSITAKHDSKITITSNNTLYSGDNLTFKLTDLNKTPIKKASVNVTIKDKDGKVVVDETLKTNSNGKANLKLDLDNGNYTVNVTFAGNDNFTANSTSQKLKIEEKAVDEPVESQQSSESYAEESSSSSSQNDYRPAVDSGGVTREEADELGWQYTPEHGGHYHGSRDAWDEKAGVYHD from the coding sequence TTGAATAATAAAAACATTATTATTGCTCTTTTGGTAATTGTTATAATTGTTCTTGCAGCGGTGATTGGAGTGATGTCAATGCATTCAATTACTGCCAAACATGACTCAAAAATAACAATAACAAGTAATAATACTTTGTATAGTGGAGATAACTTAACATTTAAGCTGACTGATTTGAACAAGACTCCTATTAAAAAGGCCAGCGTTAATGTAACCATCAAGGATAAGGATGGTAAAGTTGTTGTTGATGAAACTTTAAAAACAAATTCTAATGGTAAGGCAAATCTTAAATTGGATTTGGATAATGGTAACTATACTGTTAATGTGACATTTGCCGGAAACGACAATTTCACAGCAAACAGTACCTCTCAAAAGCTGAAAATAGAAGAAAAAGCTGTTGATGAGCCAGTTGAAAGCCAGCAGTCTAGTGAATCATATGCTGAAGAGAGTTCCTCTTCTTCCAGTCAAAATGATTATCGTCCTGCTGTTGATTCAGGTGGAGTAACTCGTGAAGAAGCTGATGAGTTGGGTTGGCAGTATACTCCTGAGCATGGCGGACATTACCACGGTTCCAGAGATGCCTGGGATGAAAAAGCAGGAGTGTATCATGATTGA